In a single window of the Pseudomonas entomophila genome:
- a CDS encoding amino acid ABC transporter ATP-binding protein: MSEAIKQPAGPEGIIQMQGVNKWYGQFHVLKDINLNVRQGERIVLCGPSGSGKSTTIRCLNRLEEHQQGRIVVDGVELTNDLKQIEAIRREVGMVFQHFNLFPHLSILENCTLAPMWVRKMPRRKAEEIAMHFLERVRIPEQAHKYPGQLSGGQQQRVAIARALCMKPKIMLFDEPTSALDPEMVKEVLDTMVSLAEDGMTMLCVTHEMGFARTVANRVIFMDKGEIVEQAAPDDFFDRPRSDRTKLFLSQILH, encoded by the coding sequence ATGAGTGAAGCGATCAAGCAGCCTGCCGGCCCCGAAGGCATCATCCAGATGCAGGGCGTGAACAAGTGGTATGGCCAGTTCCATGTGCTCAAGGATATCAACCTGAACGTGCGTCAGGGCGAGCGTATCGTGCTGTGCGGGCCGTCCGGCTCGGGCAAGTCGACCACCATCCGTTGCCTCAACCGTCTCGAGGAGCACCAGCAGGGGCGCATCGTCGTCGATGGCGTGGAGCTGACCAACGACCTCAAGCAGATCGAGGCGATCCGCCGCGAGGTGGGCATGGTGTTCCAGCACTTCAACCTGTTCCCGCACCTCTCCATCCTCGAAAACTGCACCCTGGCGCCCATGTGGGTGCGCAAGATGCCGCGGCGCAAGGCCGAGGAAATCGCCATGCACTTCCTCGAGCGCGTGCGCATTCCAGAGCAGGCGCACAAGTACCCGGGGCAGTTGTCCGGTGGTCAGCAGCAGCGCGTGGCGATTGCCCGGGCGCTGTGCATGAAACCGAAGATCATGCTGTTCGACGAACCCACCTCGGCGCTGGACCCGGAAATGGTCAAGGAGGTGCTCGACACCATGGTCAGCCTGGCCGAGGACGGCATGACCATGCTCTGCGTAACCCATGAAATGGGCTTTGCCCGCACCGTGGCGAACCGGGTGATCTTCATGGACAAGGGCGAGATCGTCGAGCAGGCTGCGCCGGATGATTTCTTCGACCGGCCGCGCAGTGATCGGACCAAGTTGTTCTTGAGCCAGATCCTGCATTGA
- a CDS encoding amino acid ABC transporter permease: MTAHVFKPDMPPPVKTVGVLAWMRANLFSSWLNTLLTLFALYLVWLIVPPLVQWAFIDANWVGTTRADCTKEGACWVFIQQRFGQFMYGYYPTELRWRVDLTVWLAVLGAAPLFIKRFPRKAVYGLGFLVLYPVLAYTLLQGGYLGLATVQTSQWGGLMLTLVIATVGIVGALPLGILLALGRRSNMPAVKVVCVTFIEFWRGVPLITVLFMSSVMLPLFLPEGMSFDKLLRAMIGVILFQSAYIAEVVRGGLQAIPKGQYEAAAAMGLGYWRAMGLVILPQALKLVIPGIVNTFIALFKDTSLVIIIGLFDLLNSVKQAAADPTWLGMATEGYVFAALVFWIFCFGMSRYSMHLERKLDTGHKR; encoded by the coding sequence GTGACAGCCCATGTTTTCAAACCCGACATGCCGCCACCGGTAAAGACCGTTGGCGTGCTCGCCTGGATGCGGGCCAACCTGTTCTCCAGCTGGCTCAACACGCTACTGACGCTGTTCGCCTTGTACCTGGTGTGGCTGATCGTGCCACCGCTGGTGCAGTGGGCGTTCATCGACGCCAACTGGGTCGGCACCACCCGCGCTGACTGCACCAAGGAGGGGGCTTGCTGGGTGTTCATCCAGCAGCGCTTCGGCCAGTTCATGTACGGCTACTACCCGACGGAGCTGCGCTGGCGCGTCGACCTGACTGTGTGGCTTGCCGTGCTCGGCGCCGCACCGCTGTTCATCAAGCGCTTCCCGCGCAAGGCGGTGTATGGCCTGGGCTTCCTGGTCCTGTACCCGGTGCTTGCGTACACCCTGCTGCAGGGTGGCTACCTGGGCCTGGCCACGGTCCAGACCAGCCAGTGGGGCGGCCTGATGCTCACCCTGGTGATCGCCACCGTTGGTATCGTCGGCGCGCTGCCGCTGGGCATCCTGCTGGCGCTGGGGCGGCGTTCGAACATGCCGGCGGTGAAGGTGGTCTGCGTCACCTTCATCGAGTTCTGGCGCGGCGTGCCGTTGATCACCGTGCTGTTCATGTCGTCGGTGATGCTGCCGCTGTTCCTGCCCGAGGGCATGAGCTTCGACAAGCTGCTGCGGGCGATGATCGGCGTGATCCTGTTCCAGTCGGCCTACATCGCCGAAGTGGTGCGCGGCGGCCTGCAGGCCATCCCCAAGGGCCAGTACGAAGCCGCCGCAGCCATGGGCCTGGGCTACTGGCGGGCGATGGGCCTGGTGATCCTGCCGCAGGCGCTCAAGCTGGTGATCCCTGGCATCGTCAACACCTTCATTGCCCTGTTCAAGGACACCAGCCTGGTGATCATCATCGGCCTGTTCGACCTGCTCAACAGCGTCAAGCAGGCTGCGGCCGACCCGACCTGGCTGGGCATGGCCACCGAGGGCTACGTGTTCGCCGCCCTGGTGTTCTGGATTTTCTGTTTCGGTATGTCCCGCTACTCCATGCACTTGGAGCGCAAGCTGGACACTGGCCACAAGCGTTAG